AATATATACCACCTTTGGATATGTTCTAAATGCACCCAAACAAACTTTGCCAGCAGATATTGTTCTCACAGGATCAATTACTATAGCAACAAATGGTTCCTGAAAATTTTGATTGAGCATTTGTGTAGATACATCAATACCCGATAACCAACATCCATAGCCAGGATGACTATGGTACCATCCAATAGCATTTTCTTGTCTCCCAACcttaataaattagaaaataaatattacattataggCAGTTGTTACATGTTATATCTGTAATAATTAAGAAGTACTTGTTTAGCTGCTTCTATATATGCTGTCATATATTCATAAGCTTGTGCTTGAGCGTTAACTCTTGTTTCTGTGCCTTCTACAGGTAATGCAAAAGAATCCATAACAATCATTGTATTTGCTGCAACTTTTCCAAGCAAAAGACCCATTACTTCTAAAGTTCCTCCAGAACGAGCATGCATAACCATTTTTAATAATGCTAATGCAgagatttttatatctttgaaaaaaTGAGGACTGAAATATGATCAAGAAAGTGTGGTTGGAAATgagatcataaaaatatatcttaatattgatacgaatatttaaaaaataacatacTCCTTTTCCCATGGTTTTGCAGCTAATATATCTTGTTGTTCTTTACGATCATACCTATAAATCTCATCAACAGTGctaattgtttcaatattatttgacATTTCCCATGTTTTTTTGGCAATTGTACTTTGGTCGGAAGAAGTGCTTgccatatttaatttatattcaacaGCTAAAgttctaaaataaatacagaaattataaattagacTTATCATACGTATTTTGTCATGTTCTTtctcaatattatatttgaatgtatacatatatcattatttaatGTGAAGAAGACCTTTTCCAACTATAATCAAAACAATtgttaattatgaaaaaataaataaaattattctagtgatcatatattaaatgacaaatattttatgaaacagtatataaatcTTAAATCACTGCATAAATCtgattttttacataattcaAATATGAGAATGTACTCTGTGACTCTTTaatacaagtatatatatttgataaattacgtTTATAAGCCTTTACTAAACCGTCTaatacgaaaattaaaaataattcaaaatcaTACTCCTATACTTCTATCACAACACTTTGAATTACTACGTCATATGCTTGTTTCGAATTGAacaatactataatataataaatgatagaCCACCATCACGTCTTTCAATACATCGATTTATTAACGCCatctatcgataaaattttcattattctatTTTTCGGTAAgtattaattgaatattttatgttatatacgATACCAAATATTATAGTTTATGTAATATGATGATCTTTTTCCTACTCACAGGGAAAGATTTTAACCTATCTTGTTTATTATTACTCTGATACTATGTATCTCCAATATGCGTGTAAGGAAAAtattaagtataaatatacCAAGAAATAGACTGCAAAGTTTAGTTTACAATTAACTCCAAAGTATTAACATAGAAAAAGGTATTATAgagataaattttgttttataaatgtaGCGTGACGcagttaattttaaattattataaattataaattaagaattataaattaaaaatagtaaatgctttattttacattatataccgCAGTCTTTTTACTAAATCCTAGTAGATggtattgtaataaataaataatgatttcaTAAACGTTAAACTCATCTTTAAGACCTTAATATTAACTcggtaaatataattaataatcttcTTCATCATATCCATATCCAAAGTCATTGTCATCTTCTGATCCATGATGTCCAAGCATTTCTCCAACAGTCATTTCTGTGGGATCAGCTTCAACATCCTCATCAACATAATCATCGGTCTCATCTGTTTTGTAAAGagaagtataattaatttaatcaagcaaaagaaattttacatgaGTGGAAATTAACTTACCCATATCACAAGAGGTATCCAGTTTTGGAAGTATAGATTCGGTTGTATTAGTTTCTATTTCAACTGGCATTTGcacttctttttttgttttttgaatTTGAGGTTTATCTAAATGAGGTTTCTTTACTACTGGTGCAATTGGCTTATCTTTGATTCTTGATGAGTTAGAAATATTAGATCTacaaatataaacattgatattTATTGTAGAGATATGTTTCTTgtagagaataaaaaaataacaaaaaatattatatactaacattttattagaacTTGACGAAGTATTCATTTCTTTCGTCGGTGATTGAACTGGCTCTTCGATCTTTTGTTGTTCTTTggttga
This Bombus pascuorum chromosome 1, iyBomPasc1.1, whole genome shotgun sequence DNA region includes the following protein-coding sequences:
- the LOC132913435 gene encoding COP9 signalosome complex subunit 5, which translates into the protein MASTSSDQSTIAKKTWEMSNNIETISTVDEIYRYDRKEQQDILAAKPWEKDPHFFKDIKISALALLKMVMHARSGGTLEVMGLLLGKVAANTMIVMDSFALPVEGTETRVNAQAQAYEYMTAYIEAAKQVGRQENAIGWYHSHPGYGCWLSGIDVSTQMLNQNFQEPFVAIVIDPVRTISAGKVCLGAFRTYPKGYKPANEEPSEYQTIPLNKIEDFGVHCKQYYSLEVSYFKSSLDRRLLDSLWNKYWVNTLSSSSLLTNADYTTGQIFDLSDKLEQSEVALGRGFILGGTDPHDRSTVEKLMKATRDSCKTTIEIIHGLMAQIIKDRLFNQVGCNPIESQQQ